From Spartinivicinus ruber, the proteins below share one genomic window:
- a CDS encoding helix-turn-helix transcriptional regulator — translation MITTDGYWQAHLDNSHLTSRETQFCLGLLSGKTDKIIAREQGVEPGTVSNRIKNVHYKLKTTNRAHLVAELIRLKIVTLNVSPVVMMLLAAFVVNCVPMVVNDDPDKPRQARVTQRTVRRQEYMSLDDNSKGDEPCMKTQLYIT, via the coding sequence ATGATTACTACAGATGGATACTGGCAAGCGCATTTAGACAATTCACATCTTACATCGCGTGAAACTCAATTCTGCTTAGGCTTACTGTCTGGCAAAACTGACAAAATCATTGCACGCGAACAAGGTGTAGAGCCTGGCACAGTTAGCAACAGAATAAAAAACGTACATTACAAGCTTAAAACTACCAATCGAGCACATTTAGTGGCCGAGCTAATTCGGTTAAAGATTGTCACCCTTAATGTTTCGCCAGTGGTGATGATGTTATTGGCTGCATTTGTTGTTAATTGTGTGCCGATGGTAGTGAATGACGACCCTGATAAACCCAGGCAGGCCCGTGTTACACAACGGACCGTGAGACGGCAGGAGTATATGTCGTTAGACGATAATTCAAAAGGAGACGAGCCATGTATGAAAACGCAACTGTATA
- a CDS encoding helix-turn-helix domain-containing protein codes for MAELWQKLRARRRELDLTQREVASFCGVSHGAVAQWEAKNPETRVIPRKKALNKLSEILEVDTDWFFDDSIGLTNYDECISDVEEDDYIESKTKAENYQTKMQVLVDLNSLLVRDKLTDEDVKILRTVVDIATNRKS; via the coding sequence ATGGCAGAACTATGGCAAAAGCTGAGAGCACGCAGAAGAGAGCTTGACCTTACACAGCGTGAAGTGGCCAGTTTCTGCGGGGTTAGTCATGGAGCAGTAGCTCAATGGGAGGCTAAAAATCCTGAAACACGAGTAATACCACGGAAGAAAGCATTAAATAAGCTTAGTGAAATTTTAGAAGTAGATACTGACTGGTTTTTTGATGACTCCATTGGTTTGACCAACTATGACGAATGCATTAGTGATGTAGAAGAAGATGATTATATTGAATCCAAAACTAAAGCTGAAAACTATCAAACAAAGATGCAAGTATTAGTAGACTTAAATAGTTTACTTGTTCGCGACAAACTTACCGATGAAGATGTAAAGATATTACGTACAGTAGTAGATATAGCAACCAATAGGAAGTCATAA
- a CDS encoding helix-turn-helix domain-containing protein, translating into MSIQAMSWVFTLSKLEPYKKIVLLSLADNANDQGYCWPSMDTIAHKSSMSKQTVRRHLKSLEELNLITKQQRTRANGATSTNGFFLHVGAAIKEPLTEELQENEGVKSDTPITEGVSKLCKGEGITAVVPLESSLESSNTTITTAREVKNSDPDIFQKKYETRVKTQGNPMTADWQPDWEWVKSSLIRAGINPDFANVKFDEFKLYWLRQPETLHPAWTAKFIQHLINQWPYYQSQRKRQQQLNQALEKKTQQQVENIEQETKNLASKSTKKSVDLDDETWADNMEVFK; encoded by the coding sequence ATGAGTATTCAAGCGATGTCTTGGGTATTTACCCTGTCGAAACTAGAACCCTATAAAAAAATTGTTTTATTGTCGTTGGCTGACAATGCAAATGACCAAGGTTACTGTTGGCCTTCAATGGATACGATTGCGCATAAATCCTCAATGTCCAAGCAGACAGTTAGACGACACTTAAAATCATTAGAAGAATTAAATTTAATTACTAAACAACAAAGAACGCGAGCAAATGGAGCGACAAGCACGAATGGTTTTTTCTTGCATGTTGGCGCAGCTATTAAAGAACCACTAACTGAGGAACTTCAAGAAAATGAGGGGGTAAAATCTGATACCCCTATAACAGAAGGGGTGTCAAAGCTCTGTAAGGGGGAGGGTATCACAGCTGTGGTACCCCTAGAATCATCATTAGAATCATCAAACACAACTATAACAACCGCGCGCGAGGTCAAAAATTCAGATCCCGATATTTTTCAAAAAAAATACGAAACCCGAGTTAAAACCCAAGGCAATCCCATGACAGCGGACTGGCAACCTGATTGGGAGTGGGTGAAATCAAGCTTAATTCGAGCAGGCATTAACCCTGATTTTGCTAACGTGAAATTCGATGAGTTCAAACTCTACTGGCTTAGGCAGCCTGAAACACTTCACCCAGCCTGGACAGCCAAATTCATACAACACTTGATTAATCAATGGCCGTATTACCAAAGCCAACGGAAACGGCAGCAACAGCTTAACCAGGCGCTGGAAAAGAAAACTCAGCAGCAAGTGGAAAATATCGAGCAAGAAACCAAAAACCTTGCCAGTAAATCAACTAAGAAATCCGTTGATCTTGATGATGAAACCTGGGCGGACAATATGGAGGTTTTCAAATGA
- a CDS encoding replication protein P: MKRINEITPNLQHGQLPLQQKLTADDKKIAVKLINHVFQKLKGCCPAWSHAYPDNESLNLAKQEWLKAFIENSINTDFQIYYGLKNVRNQGKAFVPTPSEFIKFCQPKLEELGLPEAEIAYREACRHSHEPLKAKWTHQAVYEAAKQTGFFELKSMAEKHILPVFIRNYDIITKKILKGEPISDIPKALPGQIQQTIAERNKAYHDQQQQQSIQQAGLSHLNNKTDAMAAIKGMLNR; encoded by the coding sequence ATGAAACGCATCAACGAAATTACACCTAACTTGCAGCATGGTCAGTTACCACTTCAGCAAAAGTTAACAGCTGACGATAAAAAAATAGCGGTTAAGCTAATTAACCATGTTTTTCAAAAGCTCAAAGGCTGCTGTCCCGCGTGGAGTCATGCTTATCCTGATAACGAATCGCTTAACCTAGCTAAACAAGAGTGGTTAAAAGCGTTTATCGAGAATAGCATTAACACTGACTTTCAAATTTACTACGGCCTTAAAAACGTGCGTAACCAGGGAAAAGCGTTTGTCCCTACGCCATCAGAATTCATTAAGTTTTGCCAACCAAAGCTTGAAGAACTGGGATTACCCGAGGCAGAAATTGCCTACCGTGAAGCGTGCAGGCATAGCCATGAGCCACTAAAAGCTAAATGGACTCATCAAGCCGTATACGAAGCAGCAAAACAAACGGGTTTCTTTGAATTAAAGTCAATGGCAGAAAAACACATACTGCCCGTCTTCATCAGGAACTATGATATTATCACCAAGAAAATACTCAAGGGTGAGCCCATCAGCGATATACCCAAAGCGTTACCTGGCCAGATACAACAAACTATTGCTGAACGAAACAAGGCTTACCACGATCAACAGCAACAACAATCAATTCAACAGGCAGGCTTAAGTCATTTAAACAATAAAACAGATGCCATGGCAGCAATTAAGGGAATGTTAAATAGGTAA